From one Lotus japonicus ecotype B-129 chromosome 3, LjGifu_v1.2 genomic stretch:
- the LOC130747030 gene encoding NEDD8-activating enzyme E1 regulatory subunit AXR1-like, translating into MAEPKVKYDRQLRIWGEQGQAALEKSSICLLNCGPTGSETLKNLVLGGVGSITVVDGSKVEVGDLGNNFLVDESSLGQSKAKCVCSFLQELNDAVKAKFVEEYPETLIETNPSFFSQFTLVIATQLVENSTIKLDQICREANVMLIFARSYGLTGFVRISLKEHTVIESKPDHFLDDLRLNNPWPELKRFAEGFDLNLQDPVAHKHIPYVVILVKMADEWAKSHGGRLPSTREEKKEFKELLKAGMVAQDEDNYKEAIESSFKVFAPRGISLELQQILNDSSAEVDSNSSDFWVMVAALKDFITNEGGGETPLEGSIPDMTSSTEQYVNLQNIYQAKSEADFLVIERLVKSTLKKIGRDSNSIPRATIKSFCKNARKLKVCRYRLIEDEFNFPNLSELQKYLTDEDYSIAVGIYILLRAVDRFAANYNSFPGQFDSAMDEDISRLKSTAIGLLNDLGCNGATLAEDLINEMCRFGAAELHAVAALVGGIASQEVIKLITRQFVPMSGTFIFNGIDHKSQILSL; encoded by the exons atggCAGAACCGAAAGTGAAATACGATCGCCAACTCAG AATATGGGGCGAGCAGGGACAGGCAGCCCTTGAGAAATCTAGTATTTGTTTACTTAACTGTGGTCCTACTGGTTCTGAAACACTTAAGAACCTTGTTCTTGGTGGGGTTGGAAGCATCACGGTAGTCGACGGGTCCAAAGTTGAAGTGGGTGACCTCGGAAACAATTTTTTGG tggatGAATCAAGCCTTGGGCAGTCAAAGGCAAAATGTGTATGCTCATTTCTTCAAGAGCTGAACGATGCAGTTAAAGCAAAATTTGTAGAAGAGTATCCAGAAACATTGATTGAGACAAATCCATCATTCTTTTCTCAATTTACTTTGGTTATTGCCACTCAG CTGGTGGAAAATTCAACAATAAAACTTGACCAAATCTGTAGGGAGGCGAATGTTATGTTGATCTTTGCCCGCTCCTATGGTCTTACAGGGTTTGTTCGAATTAGTTTGAAG GAACATACTGTTATTGAATCAAAGCCTGATCATTTCTTGGATGATCTCCGGTTAAATAATCCTTGGCCTGAACTCAAGAG GTTTGCAGAGGGCTTTGACTTGAATCTGCAAGATCCTGTTGCTCATAAGCACATACCATATGTTGTCATTCTCGTCAAGATGGCTGATGAGTGGGCCAAAAGCCATGGTGGTAGGCTTCCATCGaccagagaagaaaaaaaagaattcaag GAGCTTCTTAAGGCTGGGATGGTTGCACAAGATGAAGATAATTATAAAGAAGCTATTGAGTCCTCATTCAAAGTATTTGCTCCCCGAGGAATTA GTTTGGAGTTACAGCAGATACTAAATGATAGTTCTGCTGAAGTGGACTCTAATTCATCAGACTTTTGGGTGATGGTGGCAGCTCTAAAG GACTTCATTACAAATGAGGGTGGTGGGGAGACACCTCTTGAAGGATCTATACCAGATATGACTTCTTCTACTGA GCAATATGTGAATTTGCAAAATATCTATCAGGCTAAGTCCGAGGCTGACTTTCTTGTAATAGAACGACTGGTGAAAAGCACCTTGAAGAAAATTGGTAGAGATTCAAATAGCATTCCAAGGGCAACAATTAAAAGCTTTTgcaaaaatgcaagaaaactcaaA GTTTGCAGGTACCGTTTGATTGAAGATGAGTTTAATTTTCCAAACCTGTCGGAGTTACAGAAGTACCTAACTGATGAAGATTACAG CATTGCTGTGGGAATTTATATTTTGCTTCGTGCGGTTGATCGGTTTGCTGCTAATTACAACAGTTTTCCTGGACAGTTTGACAG CGCAATGGATGAGGATATATCTCGATTAAAGAGCACAGCAATTGGCCTACTTAATGACTTGGGATGCAATGGTGCCACATTGGCTGAGGACCTTATCAATGAGATGTGTCGATTTGGTGCTGCGGAGCTTCATGCTGTTGCTGCTTTGGTTGGAGGAATTGCTTCACAAGAAGTGATCAAG CTCATAACAAGGCAATTTGTACCAATGTCCGGAACCTTCATATTCAACGGCATTGACCACAAATCACAGATATTGTCACTGTAA
- the LOC130747029 gene encoding protein RRP6-like 3 isoform X1 translates to MNTGNKTRVAAAFTIAALAATIISIFFTARRRRNHRHESPPSSCYSHSERKPQCAFKRVLADNSYAPFKHLSLNDENGSDLHPFEAEITALVRSPQPEIELSDDFEVVDLETNDSYVWVDTEVLLKELVNELSKEKFFAVDTEQHSLHSFLGFTALVQISTQKKDYLVDTIALHDSMGILRPVFANPSICKVFHGADNDILWLQRDFHIYVVNLFDTSKACEVLSKPQKSLAYLLETYCGVVTNKLLQREDWRQRPLSAEMLHYALTDAHYLLYIANCMINELRQLDNENSGSDDKIQFVLEACRRSNMICLQLFTKDIEASPGESSVLSLFSRHVSSQDVPSISNETQFQHTVRQLCTWRDLMARIHDESLKYVLSDQAIGALASQPPATHTEIYKTIARTDINFEMGLNSIIPSPSPVVCSHLNDIYDLLANKLVNRGDIYSVIIQKCLGQNGICQLSIFNYALLVNGSPRPTSVHKHSRLKNLKQFSRKASRDLFVQKFSCKAPVYHNCRIYANDGRLLCYCDRKKLEWYLSRDLAKLVDDDPPGIMLLFEPKGRPEDEDNDFYIQSKKNICVGCGEGNHYLRYRIIPSCYRIHFPEHLKSHRSHDIVLLCVDCHEIAHAAAEKYKRKIAAEYGIPLYVRSVIHPREKNEEQTEEGGVSPLQLRTAAMALLRHGPRMPLDRREELTEIVKRYYGGREITEEDLEGALQVGMTPQERRRFEKKRGFSFKHSTESTAAVPQLENHVGCAPGDEDALNDDAHDGELLMEKDDLGNPLLASDLAVDAAISNGDYNEGGNSLNVDNSLSRTLPNGVSDLFDPSKYEESTLAKHNSKLSLLGHGPHGNLVVEHLLKEFGEEGIGEFCQRWRQVFVDAVNPRFLPGGWDVKHSGRREFGKFSVYNTDKRVDAVSM, encoded by the exons ATGAACACCGGAAACAAAACGCGCGTGGCGGCGGCATTCACGATCGCTGCTTTAGCAGCTACCatcatctccatcttcttcaccGCACGACGACGCCGTAACCACCGGCACGAGTCCCCTCCGAGCTCGTGCTACTCACATTCCGAACGGAAGCCACAGTGCGCGTTCAAGCGTGTCTTGGCAGATAACTCCTACGCTCCATTCAAACACTTGAGCCTCAACGATG AGAATGGTTCGGATTTGCATCCGTTTGAGGCAGAGATTACGGCATTGGTAAGAAGTCCTCAGCCGGAAATTGAACTTAGTGATGATTTTGAGGTTGTGGACTTGGAGACGAATGATTCGTATGTTTGGGTCGATACAGAGGTACTGTTAAAGGAACTGGTCAATGAATTGAGCAAGGAGAAGTTCTTTGCCGTGGACACAGAACAACATAGCTTACACTCTTTTTTAGGCTTTACAGCATTAGTTCAG ATTTCTACACAGAAGAAAGATTATTTGGTTGACACAATTGCTCTGCATGATTCTATGGGAATCCTTCGCCCAGTTTTTGCTAATCCTTCCATTTGTAAA GTGTTCCATGGAGCTGACAATGATATTCTCTGGCTACAGAGGGACTTCCATATTTATGTTGTTAATCTTTTTGATACTTCTAAG GCATGTGAAGTGCTttcaaaaccacagaaatcactTGCTTATTTGCTAGAAACTTACTGTGGCGTGGTGACAAATAAATTATTACAG CGTGAAGACTGGAGACAGCGCCCTCTCTCAGCAGAAATGTTACATTATGCACTAACAGATGCACACTATCTGTTGTATATTGCAAACTGTATGATCAATGAACTCAGACAACTTGACAACG AAAACTCTGGTTCTGATGATAAAATCCAGTTTGTCCTCGAGGCTTGTCGGCGTTCAAACATGATCTGTTTACAACTTTTCACAAAGGATATTGAAGCTTCACCTGGAGAATCTTCTgtattatcattattttctcGTCATGTGAGCAGCCAAGATGTGCCTTCAATTTCCAATGAAACCCAG TTTCAGCATACTGTGAGGCAGCTATGCACATGGAGAGATTTGATG GCTCGTATTCATGATGAGAGCTTAAAATATGTACTGTCAGATCAGGCAATTGGTGCTTTGGCAAGTCAGCCACCAGCAACTCACACTGAAATATACAAAACTATAGCTCGTACTGATATCAATTTTGAAATGGGTCTCAACTCTATCATCCCTTCCCCATCTCCTGTTGTTTGTAGCCACCTGAATGATATCTATGATCTGCTTGCGAACAAGCTGGTTAACCGTGGTGATATTTATTCAGTGATTATTCAGAAGTGTCTTGGTCAAAATGGGATTTGTCAACTTTCTATATTTAATTATGCTTTGCTGGTTAACGGTAGCCCGAGACCTACTTCAGTCCATAAGCATTCAAGACTAAAAAATCTTAAACAATTCTCCCGGAAGGCTTCTAGAGATTTGTTCGTTCAAAAGTTTTCTTGCAAAGCTCCTGTTTATCACAATTGTCGGATATATGCTAATGATGGAAGGCTACTTTGTTATTGTGATCGGAAGAAGCTTGAATG GTACCTCAGCCGGGATCTTGCTAAACTTGTTGATGACGATCCCCCAGGTATAATGCTTCTTTTTGAACCCAAAGGCCGCCCGGAGGATGAAGACAATGACTTTTATATCCAGAGTAAGAAAAATATATGTGTTGGGTGTGGTGAAGGAAACCACTACTTGCGGTATCGAATAATCCCATCATGTTACAGAATACATTTCCCTGAGCATTTGAAAAGCCATCGTTCTCATGATATTGTCCTACTTTGTGTGGATTGCCATGAAATTGCCCATGCTGCTGCAGAGAAGTATAAGAGAAAGATAGCTGCTGAATATGGGATTCCTCTCTATGTTCGTAGTGTAATTCATCCAAGGGAAAAGAATGAAGAACAAACTGAGGAGGGAGGTGTATCTCCATTACAATTACGAACAGCTGCAATGGCTCTTCTACGCCATGGACCAAGAATGCCTCTCGATCGCCGTGAAGAACTAACTGAG ATTGTAAAAAGATATTATGGAGGGAGAGAAATAACTGAGGAAGATCTAGAAGGAGCTTTGCAAGTTGGCATGACTCCTCAAGAGAGAAGACGGTTCGAGAAGAAGAGGGGGTTTTCTTTTAAACATTCTACGGAGAGTACTGCTGCAGTGCCACAACTGGAGAATCATGTTGGTTGCGCTCCGGGTGATGAGGACGCATTGAATGATGATGCTCATGATGGAGAACTTTTGATGGAAAAAGATGATCTAGGGAACCCCTTATTAGCTTCTGACCTTGCAGTTGATGCAGCTATTTCAAATGGAGATTATAATGAAGGTGGGAACTCTTTAAATGTTGATAACAGTCTGAGCAGAACGCTACCAAATGGAGTTAGCGACTTGTTTGATCCCTCCAAATATGAAGAATCAACACTAGCGAAGCATAATTCGAAACTATCACTCTTGGGACATGGACCACACGGGAATTTAGTTGTAGAACATTTACTGAAGGAGTTTGGTGAAGAGGGTATTGGAGAGTTTTGTCAAAGATGGAGACAAGTATTTGTGGATGCTGTAAATCCACGATTTCTTCCTGGTGGTTGGGATGTGAAACACAG TGGACGAAGGGAGTTCGGCAAGTTCAGTGTATACAATACTGACAAAAGAGTGGATGCTGTTAGTATGTAG
- the LOC130747029 gene encoding protein RRP6-like 3 isoform X3, which produces MILWESFAQFLLILPFVKYVFHGADNDILWLQRDFHIYVVNLFDTSKACEVLSKPQKSLAYLLETYCGVVTNKLLQREDWRQRPLSAEMLHYALTDAHYLLYIANCMINELRQLDNENSGSDDKIQFVLEACRRSNMICLQLFTKDIEASPGESSVLSLFSRHVSSQDVPSISNETQFQHTVRQLCTWRDLMARIHDESLKYVLSDQAIGALASQPPATHTEIYKTIARTDINFEMGLNSIIPSPSPVVCSHLNDIYDLLANKLVNRGDIYSVIIQKCLGQNGICQLSIFNYALLVNGSPRPTSVHKHSRLKNLKQFSRKASRDLFVQKFSCKAPVYHNCRIYANDGRLLCYCDRKKLEWYLSRDLAKLVDDDPPGIMLLFEPKGRPEDEDNDFYIQSKKNICVGCGEGNHYLRYRIIPSCYRIHFPEHLKSHRSHDIVLLCVDCHEIAHAAAEKYKRKIAAEYGIPLYVRSVIHPREKNEEQTEEGGVSPLQLRTAAMALLRHGPRMPLDRREELTEIVKRYYGGREITEEDLEGALQVGMTPQERRRFEKKRGFSFKHSTESTAAVPQLENHVGCAPGDEDALNDDAHDGELLMEKDDLGNPLLASDLAVDAAISNGDYNEGGNSLNVDNSLSRTLPNGVSDLFDPSKYEESTLAKHNSKLSLLGHGPHGNLVVEHLLKEFGEEGIGEFCQRWRQVFVDAVNPRFLPGGWDVKHSGRREFGKFSVYNTDKRVDAVSM; this is translated from the exons ATGATTCTATGGGAATCCTTCGCCCAGTTTTTGCTAATCCTTCCATTTGTAAAGTAT GTGTTCCATGGAGCTGACAATGATATTCTCTGGCTACAGAGGGACTTCCATATTTATGTTGTTAATCTTTTTGATACTTCTAAG GCATGTGAAGTGCTttcaaaaccacagaaatcactTGCTTATTTGCTAGAAACTTACTGTGGCGTGGTGACAAATAAATTATTACAG CGTGAAGACTGGAGACAGCGCCCTCTCTCAGCAGAAATGTTACATTATGCACTAACAGATGCACACTATCTGTTGTATATTGCAAACTGTATGATCAATGAACTCAGACAACTTGACAACG AAAACTCTGGTTCTGATGATAAAATCCAGTTTGTCCTCGAGGCTTGTCGGCGTTCAAACATGATCTGTTTACAACTTTTCACAAAGGATATTGAAGCTTCACCTGGAGAATCTTCTgtattatcattattttctcGTCATGTGAGCAGCCAAGATGTGCCTTCAATTTCCAATGAAACCCAG TTTCAGCATACTGTGAGGCAGCTATGCACATGGAGAGATTTGATG GCTCGTATTCATGATGAGAGCTTAAAATATGTACTGTCAGATCAGGCAATTGGTGCTTTGGCAAGTCAGCCACCAGCAACTCACACTGAAATATACAAAACTATAGCTCGTACTGATATCAATTTTGAAATGGGTCTCAACTCTATCATCCCTTCCCCATCTCCTGTTGTTTGTAGCCACCTGAATGATATCTATGATCTGCTTGCGAACAAGCTGGTTAACCGTGGTGATATTTATTCAGTGATTATTCAGAAGTGTCTTGGTCAAAATGGGATTTGTCAACTTTCTATATTTAATTATGCTTTGCTGGTTAACGGTAGCCCGAGACCTACTTCAGTCCATAAGCATTCAAGACTAAAAAATCTTAAACAATTCTCCCGGAAGGCTTCTAGAGATTTGTTCGTTCAAAAGTTTTCTTGCAAAGCTCCTGTTTATCACAATTGTCGGATATATGCTAATGATGGAAGGCTACTTTGTTATTGTGATCGGAAGAAGCTTGAATG GTACCTCAGCCGGGATCTTGCTAAACTTGTTGATGACGATCCCCCAGGTATAATGCTTCTTTTTGAACCCAAAGGCCGCCCGGAGGATGAAGACAATGACTTTTATATCCAGAGTAAGAAAAATATATGTGTTGGGTGTGGTGAAGGAAACCACTACTTGCGGTATCGAATAATCCCATCATGTTACAGAATACATTTCCCTGAGCATTTGAAAAGCCATCGTTCTCATGATATTGTCCTACTTTGTGTGGATTGCCATGAAATTGCCCATGCTGCTGCAGAGAAGTATAAGAGAAAGATAGCTGCTGAATATGGGATTCCTCTCTATGTTCGTAGTGTAATTCATCCAAGGGAAAAGAATGAAGAACAAACTGAGGAGGGAGGTGTATCTCCATTACAATTACGAACAGCTGCAATGGCTCTTCTACGCCATGGACCAAGAATGCCTCTCGATCGCCGTGAAGAACTAACTGAG ATTGTAAAAAGATATTATGGAGGGAGAGAAATAACTGAGGAAGATCTAGAAGGAGCTTTGCAAGTTGGCATGACTCCTCAAGAGAGAAGACGGTTCGAGAAGAAGAGGGGGTTTTCTTTTAAACATTCTACGGAGAGTACTGCTGCAGTGCCACAACTGGAGAATCATGTTGGTTGCGCTCCGGGTGATGAGGACGCATTGAATGATGATGCTCATGATGGAGAACTTTTGATGGAAAAAGATGATCTAGGGAACCCCTTATTAGCTTCTGACCTTGCAGTTGATGCAGCTATTTCAAATGGAGATTATAATGAAGGTGGGAACTCTTTAAATGTTGATAACAGTCTGAGCAGAACGCTACCAAATGGAGTTAGCGACTTGTTTGATCCCTCCAAATATGAAGAATCAACACTAGCGAAGCATAATTCGAAACTATCACTCTTGGGACATGGACCACACGGGAATTTAGTTGTAGAACATTTACTGAAGGAGTTTGGTGAAGAGGGTATTGGAGAGTTTTGTCAAAGATGGAGACAAGTATTTGTGGATGCTGTAAATCCACGATTTCTTCCTGGTGGTTGGGATGTGAAACACAG TGGACGAAGGGAGTTCGGCAAGTTCAGTGTATACAATACTGACAAAAGAGTGGATGCTGTTAGTATGTAG
- the LOC130747029 gene encoding protein RRP6-like 3 isoform X2 — protein MNTGNKTRVAAAFTIAALAATIISIFFTARRRRNHRHESPPSSCYSHSERKPQCAFKRVLADNSYAPFKHLSLNDENGSDLHPFEAEITALVRSPQPEIELSDDFEVVDLETNDSYVWVDTEVLLKELVNELSKEKFFAVDTEQHSLHSFLGFTALVQISTQKKDYLVDTIALHDSMGILRPVFANPSICKVFHGADNDILWLQRDFHIYVVNLFDTSKACEVLSKPQKSLAYLLETYCGVVTNKLLQREDWRQRPLSAEMLHYALTDAHYLLYIANCMINELRQLDNENSGSDDKIQFVLEACRRSNMICLQLFTKDIEASPGESSVLSLFSRHVSSQDVPSISNETQFQHTVRQLCTWRDLMARIHDESLKYVLSDQAIGALASQPPATHTEIYKTIARTDINFEMGLNSIIPSPSPVVCSHLNDIYDLLANKLVNRGDIYSVIIQKCLGQNGICQLSIFNYALLVNGSPRPTSVHKHSRLKNLKQFSRKASRDLFVQKFSCKAPVYHNCRIYANDGRLLCYCDRKKLEWYLSRDLAKLVDDDPPGIMLLFEPKGRPEDEDNDFYIQSKKNICVGCGEGNHYLRYRIIPSCYRIHFPEHLKSHRSHDIVLLCVDCHEIAHAAAEKYKRKIAAEYGIPLYVRSVIHPREKNEEQTEEGGVSPLQLRTAAMALLRHGPRMPLDRREELTEIVKRYYGGREITEEDLEGALQVGMTPQERRRFEKKRGFSFKHSTESTAAVPQLENHVGCAPGDEDALNDDAHDGELLMEKDDLGNPLLASDLAVDAAISNGDYNEGGNSLNVDNSLSRTLPNGVSDLFDPSKYEESTLAKHNSKLSLLGHGPHGNLVVEHLLKEFGEEGIGEFCQRWRQVFVDAVNPRFLPGGWDVKHRL, from the exons ATGAACACCGGAAACAAAACGCGCGTGGCGGCGGCATTCACGATCGCTGCTTTAGCAGCTACCatcatctccatcttcttcaccGCACGACGACGCCGTAACCACCGGCACGAGTCCCCTCCGAGCTCGTGCTACTCACATTCCGAACGGAAGCCACAGTGCGCGTTCAAGCGTGTCTTGGCAGATAACTCCTACGCTCCATTCAAACACTTGAGCCTCAACGATG AGAATGGTTCGGATTTGCATCCGTTTGAGGCAGAGATTACGGCATTGGTAAGAAGTCCTCAGCCGGAAATTGAACTTAGTGATGATTTTGAGGTTGTGGACTTGGAGACGAATGATTCGTATGTTTGGGTCGATACAGAGGTACTGTTAAAGGAACTGGTCAATGAATTGAGCAAGGAGAAGTTCTTTGCCGTGGACACAGAACAACATAGCTTACACTCTTTTTTAGGCTTTACAGCATTAGTTCAG ATTTCTACACAGAAGAAAGATTATTTGGTTGACACAATTGCTCTGCATGATTCTATGGGAATCCTTCGCCCAGTTTTTGCTAATCCTTCCATTTGTAAA GTGTTCCATGGAGCTGACAATGATATTCTCTGGCTACAGAGGGACTTCCATATTTATGTTGTTAATCTTTTTGATACTTCTAAG GCATGTGAAGTGCTttcaaaaccacagaaatcactTGCTTATTTGCTAGAAACTTACTGTGGCGTGGTGACAAATAAATTATTACAG CGTGAAGACTGGAGACAGCGCCCTCTCTCAGCAGAAATGTTACATTATGCACTAACAGATGCACACTATCTGTTGTATATTGCAAACTGTATGATCAATGAACTCAGACAACTTGACAACG AAAACTCTGGTTCTGATGATAAAATCCAGTTTGTCCTCGAGGCTTGTCGGCGTTCAAACATGATCTGTTTACAACTTTTCACAAAGGATATTGAAGCTTCACCTGGAGAATCTTCTgtattatcattattttctcGTCATGTGAGCAGCCAAGATGTGCCTTCAATTTCCAATGAAACCCAG TTTCAGCATACTGTGAGGCAGCTATGCACATGGAGAGATTTGATG GCTCGTATTCATGATGAGAGCTTAAAATATGTACTGTCAGATCAGGCAATTGGTGCTTTGGCAAGTCAGCCACCAGCAACTCACACTGAAATATACAAAACTATAGCTCGTACTGATATCAATTTTGAAATGGGTCTCAACTCTATCATCCCTTCCCCATCTCCTGTTGTTTGTAGCCACCTGAATGATATCTATGATCTGCTTGCGAACAAGCTGGTTAACCGTGGTGATATTTATTCAGTGATTATTCAGAAGTGTCTTGGTCAAAATGGGATTTGTCAACTTTCTATATTTAATTATGCTTTGCTGGTTAACGGTAGCCCGAGACCTACTTCAGTCCATAAGCATTCAAGACTAAAAAATCTTAAACAATTCTCCCGGAAGGCTTCTAGAGATTTGTTCGTTCAAAAGTTTTCTTGCAAAGCTCCTGTTTATCACAATTGTCGGATATATGCTAATGATGGAAGGCTACTTTGTTATTGTGATCGGAAGAAGCTTGAATG GTACCTCAGCCGGGATCTTGCTAAACTTGTTGATGACGATCCCCCAGGTATAATGCTTCTTTTTGAACCCAAAGGCCGCCCGGAGGATGAAGACAATGACTTTTATATCCAGAGTAAGAAAAATATATGTGTTGGGTGTGGTGAAGGAAACCACTACTTGCGGTATCGAATAATCCCATCATGTTACAGAATACATTTCCCTGAGCATTTGAAAAGCCATCGTTCTCATGATATTGTCCTACTTTGTGTGGATTGCCATGAAATTGCCCATGCTGCTGCAGAGAAGTATAAGAGAAAGATAGCTGCTGAATATGGGATTCCTCTCTATGTTCGTAGTGTAATTCATCCAAGGGAAAAGAATGAAGAACAAACTGAGGAGGGAGGTGTATCTCCATTACAATTACGAACAGCTGCAATGGCTCTTCTACGCCATGGACCAAGAATGCCTCTCGATCGCCGTGAAGAACTAACTGAG ATTGTAAAAAGATATTATGGAGGGAGAGAAATAACTGAGGAAGATCTAGAAGGAGCTTTGCAAGTTGGCATGACTCCTCAAGAGAGAAGACGGTTCGAGAAGAAGAGGGGGTTTTCTTTTAAACATTCTACGGAGAGTACTGCTGCAGTGCCACAACTGGAGAATCATGTTGGTTGCGCTCCGGGTGATGAGGACGCATTGAATGATGATGCTCATGATGGAGAACTTTTGATGGAAAAAGATGATCTAGGGAACCCCTTATTAGCTTCTGACCTTGCAGTTGATGCAGCTATTTCAAATGGAGATTATAATGAAGGTGGGAACTCTTTAAATGTTGATAACAGTCTGAGCAGAACGCTACCAAATGGAGTTAGCGACTTGTTTGATCCCTCCAAATATGAAGAATCAACACTAGCGAAGCATAATTCGAAACTATCACTCTTGGGACATGGACCACACGGGAATTTAGTTGTAGAACATTTACTGAAGGAGTTTGGTGAAGAGGGTATTGGAGAGTTTTGTCAAAGATGGAGACAAGTATTTGTGGATGCTGTAAATCCACGATTTCTTCCTGGTGGTTGGGATGTGAAACACAG GCTTTGA